One window from the genome of Streptomyces sp. NBC_00287 encodes:
- a CDS encoding FecCD family ABC transporter permease — protein sequence MGTSAVRAAKGPRAVLLLALSGAALLALCGLSMAFGALSVPLDQVWHTLLGDAPNSRIDNVIWSVRLPRTALGLATGAALGLSGALMQALTRNPLADPGILGVSAGAAFAVVLSVGVLGIGSVYGYIWFAFAGAFAASVLVYLLGGLGRSGTTPVKLALAGVAVTSLLFSLTSAIALTDPDALNRYRFWSAGSLANQNEEVLLRVLPFLAVGAVLALAAAPALNRLALGDDVARSLGLRLGLVRVQGVVAVTLLTGGAVAVIGPVVFVGLVVPHIARILAGLVGIGPDHRWLLPLSAVLAPCLLLAADIAGRLIARPVEIQAGILVAFLGGPFFIALVRRRRLAEL from the coding sequence GTGGGGACCTCTGCGGTCAGGGCGGCGAAAGGCCCCCGCGCGGTACTCCTGCTCGCGCTGTCCGGCGCGGCGCTTCTCGCGCTGTGCGGTCTGTCCATGGCGTTCGGCGCGCTCAGCGTCCCCCTCGACCAGGTCTGGCACACACTGCTCGGCGATGCGCCCAACTCCCGTATCGACAACGTGATCTGGTCGGTACGGCTGCCCCGCACCGCCCTCGGACTCGCCACCGGCGCCGCGCTTGGCCTGTCGGGCGCGCTGATGCAGGCGCTGACCCGCAACCCGTTGGCCGACCCCGGCATCCTCGGTGTCAGCGCGGGCGCCGCCTTCGCCGTCGTCCTGTCCGTCGGGGTCCTCGGCATCGGCTCGGTCTACGGATACATCTGGTTCGCGTTCGCCGGGGCGTTCGCCGCCAGCGTCCTGGTCTATCTGCTGGGCGGGCTCGGCCGGTCGGGCACGACGCCGGTGAAACTCGCCCTGGCCGGCGTCGCGGTGACCTCCCTGCTGTTCTCGCTGACCAGCGCGATCGCCCTGACCGACCCGGATGCCCTGAACCGCTACCGCTTCTGGTCCGCGGGATCCCTGGCCAACCAGAACGAGGAAGTCCTGCTGCGCGTCCTGCCGTTCCTCGCGGTCGGCGCCGTCCTGGCCCTGGCCGCCGCGCCCGCCCTGAACCGCCTCGCGCTCGGCGACGACGTCGCCAGGTCCCTGGGGCTCAGGCTCGGACTGGTCCGTGTCCAGGGCGTGGTGGCCGTCACCCTGCTCACCGGCGGCGCCGTCGCCGTCATCGGGCCCGTCGTCTTCGTCGGCCTGGTCGTCCCGCACATCGCCCGCATCCTCGCCGGGCTCGTCGGCATCGGCCCGGACCACCGCTGGCTGCTGCCCCTGTCGGCCGTGCTCGCGCCCTGTCTGCTGCTGGCCGCCGACATCGCGGGCCGACTGATCGCCAGGCCGGTCGAGATCCAGGCCGGCATCCTGGTCGCCTTCCTCGGCGGCCCGTTCTTCATCGCGCTGGTACGCCGCCGACGACTCGCGGAGCTGTGA
- a CDS encoding FecCD family ABC transporter permease: protein MTTELAPVPGGKDSAERPARRTADRVTFRLTVPPVSGLLRPRLLAVCLGLAAAAFLLFTVETSIGDISLPLTDVMRALVGAGDPGTELIVHELRLPRALAGLLVGIAFGISGALLQTLTRNPLASPDMMGITQGAGTAVVAGIVLGWDGGLSTQALGLLGALVAALLVYALAWKRGTSGYRIVLVGVGVAWICTSATDYLMARGQRFQAQAALGWLVGNLNGRTWQQITPLAVAMAVLVPLALLLGRLMRTLELGDDVARGLGTRVQTVRVAVLLAAVGLVAFGTATAGPVAFVALAAPQVAQRLAGTAFPPPLGAGLTGAVMVLGSDLVARKLLDTELPVGIVTGVLGAPVLLWLLVRANRAGSGG from the coding sequence ATGACCACCGAACTCGCGCCCGTGCCGGGCGGGAAGGACTCCGCGGAGCGGCCCGCCCGCCGCACCGCCGACCGCGTCACCTTCCGGCTCACCGTCCCGCCGGTCTCCGGGCTGCTGCGGCCCCGGCTGCTGGCCGTGTGCCTGGGCCTCGCGGCGGCCGCCTTCCTGCTGTTCACGGTGGAGACCTCCATCGGGGACATCTCCCTGCCGCTCACCGATGTGATGCGGGCCCTGGTGGGCGCGGGCGACCCCGGCACCGAGCTCATCGTCCACGAACTCCGCCTGCCCCGGGCCCTCGCGGGCCTGCTCGTCGGCATCGCGTTCGGCATCTCCGGCGCCCTGCTGCAGACCCTTACCCGCAATCCGCTCGCCAGCCCGGACATGATGGGCATCACCCAGGGCGCGGGTACGGCTGTGGTCGCCGGCATCGTCCTCGGCTGGGACGGCGGTCTGAGCACCCAGGCCCTCGGTCTGCTCGGCGCGCTGGTGGCGGCGCTGCTCGTGTACGCGCTGGCCTGGAAGCGGGGCACCAGCGGCTACCGCATCGTCCTCGTCGGCGTGGGCGTCGCGTGGATCTGCACCAGCGCCACCGACTACCTGATGGCCCGCGGGCAGCGCTTCCAGGCGCAGGCCGCGCTGGGCTGGCTGGTCGGCAACCTCAACGGCCGTACCTGGCAGCAGATCACCCCGCTCGCGGTAGCGATGGCCGTACTGGTCCCGCTGGCGCTGCTGCTCGGCCGACTGATGCGGACCCTGGAGCTCGGCGACGATGTCGCCCGGGGGCTCGGCACACGCGTACAGACCGTTCGCGTCGCCGTACTCCTCGCCGCCGTAGGTCTGGTGGCCTTCGGGACGGCGACCGCGGGGCCCGTGGCCTTCGTGGCGCTCGCCGCACCCCAGGTCGCCCAGCGCCTGGCCGGTACGGCCTTCCCGCCGCCCCTGGGCGCCGGGCTGACCGGCGCCGTGATGGTGCTGGGATCCGATCTCGTCGCCCGCAAGCTCCTGGACACCGAGCTTCCGGTCGGGATCGTCACGGGTGTGCTGGGCGCGCCCGTACTGCTGTGGCTGCTCGTCCGCGCCAATCGCGCAGGTTCAGGAGGCTGA
- a CDS encoding ABC transporter ATP-binding protein — protein sequence MSKKDPAPVGGPDLRAESLRLAYDDRVVVEDLDLVVPTGRITVIVGANACGKSTLLRALARLLTPKSGAVHLDGRSIHAIPTRALAQQLGILPQSPVAPEGLTVIDLVGRGRSPHQTWWRQWSSADEEAVHEALRATDMTDLAHRAVDELSGGQRQRAWIAMAVAQGTPVMLLDEPTTYLDLAHQIDVLDLITDLNRHQGRTVVMVLHDLNQACRYADHIVAMKAGRIAGEGSPSEVVTAAMVEEVFGLRCVVGTDPVSGTPMVIPMGRHHEGVEDAAPVAVPHATG from the coding sequence GTGTCGAAGAAGGACCCCGCACCGGTCGGCGGCCCCGACCTGCGCGCCGAGAGCCTACGGCTGGCGTACGACGACCGGGTCGTCGTCGAGGATCTCGACCTGGTGGTGCCCACCGGCCGGATCACGGTGATCGTCGGGGCCAACGCATGCGGCAAGTCCACGCTGCTGCGCGCCCTGGCCCGGCTGCTGACCCCCAAGTCCGGTGCCGTCCACCTCGACGGGCGCTCGATCCATGCGATCCCGACCCGTGCCCTCGCCCAGCAGCTGGGCATCCTGCCGCAGTCCCCGGTCGCCCCCGAGGGGCTGACCGTCATCGACCTGGTGGGGCGCGGCCGTTCACCGCACCAGACCTGGTGGCGGCAGTGGTCGTCCGCCGACGAGGAGGCGGTGCACGAGGCGCTGCGGGCCACCGACATGACCGACCTGGCGCACCGGGCGGTGGACGAGCTGTCCGGCGGCCAACGGCAGCGGGCCTGGATCGCCATGGCGGTCGCCCAGGGCACCCCGGTGATGCTGCTGGACGAGCCGACGACCTACCTCGACCTCGCCCACCAGATCGACGTACTCGACCTGATCACCGATCTGAACCGGCATCAGGGCCGCACGGTCGTGATGGTGCTGCACGACCTCAACCAGGCCTGCCGGTACGCCGACCACATCGTCGCGATGAAGGCGGGCCGGATCGCAGGCGAAGGCTCCCCCAGCGAGGTCGTCACCGCGGCGATGGTGGAGGAGGTCTTCGGACTGCGGTGCGTCGTCGGTACGGATCCGGTGAGCGGGACGCCGATGGTGATTCCGATGGGCCGGCACCACGAGGGGGTCGAGGACGCGGCGCCGGTCGCCGTCCCGCATGCCACCGGATGA
- a CDS encoding methionyl-tRNA formyltransferase, producing MRVVMFGYQTWGHRTLQALLDSEHEVVLVVTHPKSDHVYERIWSDSVADLAEKHGVPVLLRSRPGDDELLQTLKDAEPDIIVANNWRTWLPEEIFDLPPHGTLNIHDSLLPSYAGFSPLIWALINGEQRVGVTAHRMDAELDMGDILLQRAVPVGPADTATDLFHRTVDLIGPVVRESLDLIASGKAEWIAQDRSRSSFFHKRSLEDSRIDWTWPAEDLERLVRAQSDPYPNAFTHHRGERLRIVKAAVSQGRYGGTPGRIFIREGDGIVIVAGAGARSGRLPGLLVQRVRTEDGTEYPATEYFRTMGGYLTARP from the coding sequence ATGCGGGTCGTCATGTTCGGTTACCAGACCTGGGGACACCGGACGCTGCAGGCTCTGCTGGACTCCGAGCACGAAGTGGTCCTGGTCGTCACCCACCCCAAGAGCGACCACGTCTACGAGAGGATCTGGAGCGACTCGGTCGCCGACCTGGCCGAAAAGCACGGCGTACCGGTGCTGTTGCGCAGCCGCCCTGGCGACGACGAACTCCTTCAGACGCTCAAGGACGCCGAGCCGGACATCATCGTCGCCAACAACTGGCGTACCTGGCTGCCCGAAGAGATCTTCGATCTGCCCCCGCACGGCACGCTCAACATCCACGACTCGCTGCTGCCGTCCTACGCCGGATTCTCGCCGCTGATCTGGGCGCTCATCAACGGCGAGCAGCGGGTCGGCGTCACCGCCCACCGCATGGACGCCGAACTCGACATGGGCGACATCCTGTTGCAGCGCGCGGTGCCCGTCGGCCCCGCCGACACCGCGACCGACCTGTTCCACCGCACGGTCGATCTGATCGGCCCCGTGGTCCGGGAGTCCCTGGACCTCATCGCCTCCGGCAAGGCCGAGTGGATCGCACAGGACCGCTCCCGGTCGAGCTTCTTCCACAAGCGGTCCCTGGAGGACAGCCGCATCGACTGGACCTGGCCCGCCGAGGACCTGGAGCGGCTGGTGCGGGCCCAGTCGGATCCGTACCCGAACGCCTTCACGCACCACCGCGGCGAGCGCCTCCGGATCGTCAAGGCGGCGGTCTCCCAAGGGCGTTATGGCGGCACCCCGGGGCGGATCTTCATCCGCGAGGGAGACGGGATCGTCATCGTGGCCGGCGCCGGGGCGCGTTCCGGACGGCTGCCCGGTCTGCTGGTCCAGCGGGTGCGGACCGAGGACGGCACCGAGTACCCGGCCACCGAGTACTTCCGCACGATGGGGGGCTATCTGACGGCACGTCCGTAG